The genomic segment AGTGCCAACGAGTGTGTTGTCGGCAATTAACAGGTCGTCGGTGAGGCCGCCCTCTGGGGGCGCGTGCGGCCTCATCGCTTGTTCGCGGCGCGAATACGCCATGCGCTGGCAGTCAGATGCGATCCTGTCCAAACCGCCGTCGCCGTGGCAGGTGTACTGATGGTTGCGACGCAGTGCCGTGGTTGCGTTCAAGAGATGCGATGTCGCAGTTGATAGTGTAAAACACACGTAACGCATTTCAATTGCGATCATCTGTGAGACAGGGCATGTCTGATCTTTCTTTCGACGTGGCACACGCGCTTCATATGCGTGGCAGACTGGATGACGCGCGCCGGGCCTACCAGACGCTCATCGCTCAAGATAACGATCCACAAACTGTGCACTGGCTCGGATTGCTCGAACTGCAATCCGGGCAACTTGATCGGGCAATTGAGCTTCTTCGACAATCGGTGACATTAGCGCCATCCGCCGAATATTTTGCAAATTTAGGCGGCGCGCTACTGGCCGCCTCCAAGCCCAAAGAGGCAGTCGATGCCTTTGAGGCCGCGCTTGAACGGGTGGCCGACAGGCCGCAAACGCTCGCTGGTCTGGCGAGCGCCCGCCTGCAATGCGGTGATCGCGAGCAGGCGATCTCCCTGTACCGCCGGGCCGTCAAGCTCGACCCGCAGCAGCCGGCGATTGCGCACAATCTCGCACTGGCCTTACTGGCGGACGGGCGGCTCACGGACGCTCAACGAGTGACCGACAACGCGATAGCGGCCTGTTCGCCCAACGATGATCAGCTACTCGCGGCGCTGCATTTGGCCAGCGGGAACGCGAGGGTGGGATTAGGCGACTATCAACGCGCAATGGACAGTTTCCAAACCGTCATAGACTTGGCGCCAAACTCCCCGTTCGGCTACCACAGTTTGGCCAATATGCATCGTGAGTTGGGTGATGCGGACTTGGCCGCACGGCATTACGAAACGGCGATCCGCCTCGCGCCAACGATCGCGGACGGTCATGTCAGCCTCGGCGTGCTCAAACAGGAGCAGGGCGACATGGATGGCGCTCAGGCATGCTTTAAGAATGCGCTCAAACGACAGCCCAGCCATGGCAAAGCAATTCGCTTGCTGGTTGGTGTGTCTCGCGATGAGCCATCGGAGGCTGAGCGGACCGCGATGCGTACGTTCGCGGCCGACGTTCGATTGCCCGCATCGGACCGAGCTCAGATCCATTTTGCACTGGGGAGGATCGGGGAGCGTGCACACGACTATTCTCAGGCCTTTCATCACTTTGAGCAGGGGAATCGTTTGTACCGAGACATCCTCGATTATTCAGTCGACGACGATGTCACGCATATGGCCTCCGTTGCACGGACGTTTACCGACGAGTTTGTGAAGGAGGGCACGGGTTTTGATGCGCCGGCGTCGACCATGACCCCGATTTTTATTGTGGGCATGCCGCGATCTGGCACCAGCCTTCTCGAGCAGATTCTGGCCAGTCATTCACACGTTCAAGGCGGTGGAGAAGTCGACTGGCTTATGCGTGATTGGCGTGAGGAGTGTGCCGCGTATGCCGCGAAACACCGGCCGCAAGACGCGAAGGAGACGTTAATCCTGAGCAATGAGACTTGTCTGACCATGACCGCCGAGTTTCGCGATGAGCAGTTTGCGCGCATTGGGCGGCGATACCTGTCGCGCCTAGAGCAACACGCCCGCGCCCCGTATTTCGTCGATAAACTTCCGCATAACTTCATGCATATTGGCTTGATCAAAGCGGCAATGCCAAATGCCATCGTACTGCATTGTGAGCGCCACCCGCTTGCGACCAGCTGGTCGCTGTTTAAAAGTTTCCTTGGCACGCACGGTAACGCTTTTTCATTCGACCTTAACGACATTGCTCGTTACTACGTGAGCTATCACACTCTGATGCAGCGTTGGAAAACTCAGTCCAGCACTGCGGTGGCGTCAATCGTTTACGAAAACCTGGTCCGCGATCCGGCGACGAGCATTCGTCAGGCTCTGACAGCGTGCGGGTTGGATTGGGAGGACGCGTGTTTGGCGTTTCATCGCAACCGTCGAGCGGTTAGAACCCTTAGCGCCACGCAAGTTCGACGTCCGATGTACACCTCGGCGTTACGCCAATGGACGCACTATCAGGACGCTCTTTCGCCACTGGTTCAGTTGTTTCGCGAGCACCATATTGTGAGCGAGACGGCGCTGTACGCCGAAGGGCACGATACCCAATGAAGTGGCGATTCACGTTCCCGTTCATTGTCAGCGTTTTGGCTATAGCAGTACTGGCCTGTCAAGGGCGTGACTCGACAGCGGTTGATGATTTAGCGTCGTCGCCAAGCCAGGCACCACAATCGGATGCAATACCGATGGATGCGTCATCCTCCGGGCGATCGTCGCTCGACACGCGTCGCCCTCGCGGTGCGGATGATCAGAATCTCCCATTGGGTTTGTTACCGGTGGGTGTCGAGCCACTGTGGTACGCCTTAGCGCTCACGGTCGACCCGGCGTTGAGTCGTTTCTCGGGTCACATTGCGATCACGGTAGCCATCCAGGACGACACGTCTGTGGTCTATCTTCATGGTCAGTCGCTCGCGGTCACCGCGACTCTGGCGCGACTACCCGATGGTCGAACAATCGACGGACGCTACACCCAAGTCCACGAGGATGGTGTTGTACGCCTGCTGTTTGAACAGCCCCTTCCTTCCGGGCGTGCGGTGATCGAGATCGAGTACTCAACCGACTTCGGCCGCACGCTCCAGGGCCTCTACTCAGTGTTGGACGGCGGCGAGCAATACGCATACACCCAGTTGCAACCGGTGTATGCGCGACAAATGTTTCCTTCTTTTGATGAACCAGCGTTCAAAACACCTTTTGAGCTTTCACTCATTATTGATGAAACGCACGTGGCCATTGCCAATGCACCCATGATCGGTGAAACGCCCATTGGGTCGGGGAAGAAGCTGGTGCGATTCGCGCCTACCCAACCGATGCCCACCTATTTGGTGGCGCTGGCGGTCGGGCCTTTCGATGTGGTGGACACTCACGCGATTCCGCCAAACGCCGTGCGTGAACGCCCGCTGCCCCTGCGCGGTGTCGCCGTACGGGGAAAAGGCGACCAACTTACCTATGCACTTCGTGAAGCAGGGCCTATTCTTGATGTGCTGGAGGCGTATTTTGATAGGCCTTATCCCTACGATAAGCTGGATCTCATTGCGGTGCCCGATTTTGAGGCGGGCGCCATGGAAAACACCGGCGCGATAATGTTTCGCGAACGATTTTTACTGTTGAGCGATGACTCACCGCCTCAACAGCGACGAGCTTATGCCGTGGTGATGGCGCATGAGCTGGCACATATGTGGTTTGGCAACCTGGTGACCATGCCCTGGTGGGACGACCTATGGCTAAACGAGTCTTTTGCGACATGGTTGTCCTACAAGGTTGTCGCCGACTACGACGCTGAGCAAAACCCATTTCGTGCGAAAATTCGTCATACGGCTCGGGCCATGAAACACGATGGTTTGTCTAATGCGCGTCGTATTCGCGAACCGGTGGGGAGCAATGACGATATCGTCGCTGCGTTTGATAGCATCACGTACTCCAAAGGCGGCGCGGTCCTCAATATGTTTGAACGCTATTTGGGCCCTGAGTTGTTCCGCGATGGCATGCGCGCTCATATACAACGTTTCGCGCATAAGAGTGCCGATGTCCATGATTTGTTTGATTCGCTGTCCAAGGCAAACGCAGCCGATCTCTGGCCTGCCGCCGAGTCATTC from the Pseudomonadota bacterium genome contains:
- a CDS encoding sulfotransferase, encoding MSDLSFDVAHALHMRGRLDDARRAYQTLIAQDNDPQTVHWLGLLELQSGQLDRAIELLRQSVTLAPSAEYFANLGGALLAASKPKEAVDAFEAALERVADRPQTLAGLASARLQCGDREQAISLYRRAVKLDPQQPAIAHNLALALLADGRLTDAQRVTDNAIAACSPNDDQLLAALHLASGNARVGLGDYQRAMDSFQTVIDLAPNSPFGYHSLANMHRELGDADLAARHYETAIRLAPTIADGHVSLGVLKQEQGDMDGAQACFKNALKRQPSHGKAIRLLVGVSRDEPSEAERTAMRTFAADVRLPASDRAQIHFALGRIGERAHDYSQAFHHFEQGNRLYRDILDYSVDDDVTHMASVARTFTDEFVKEGTGFDAPASTMTPIFIVGMPRSGTSLLEQILASHSHVQGGGEVDWLMRDWREECAAYAAKHRPQDAKETLILSNETCLTMTAEFRDEQFARIGRRYLSRLEQHARAPYFVDKLPHNFMHIGLIKAAMPNAIVLHCERHPLATSWSLFKSFLGTHGNAFSFDLNDIARYYVSYHTLMQRWKTQSSTAVASIVYENLVRDPATSIRQALTACGLDWEDACLAFHRNRRAVRTLSATQVRRPMYTSALRQWTHYQDALSPLVQLFREHHIVSETALYAEGHDTQ
- a CDS encoding M1 family aminopeptidase, encoding MDASSSGRSSLDTRRPRGADDQNLPLGLLPVGVEPLWYALALTVDPALSRFSGHIAITVAIQDDTSVVYLHGQSLAVTATLARLPDGRTIDGRYTQVHEDGVVRLLFEQPLPSGRAVIEIEYSTDFGRTLQGLYSVLDGGEQYAYTQLQPVYARQMFPSFDEPAFKTPFELSLIIDETHVAIANAPMIGETPIGSGKKLVRFAPTQPMPTYLVALAVGPFDVVDTHAIPPNAVRERPLPLRGVAVRGKGDQLTYALREAGPILDVLEAYFDRPYPYDKLDLIAVPDFEAGAMENTGAIMFRERFLLLSDDSPPQQRRAYAVVMAHELAHMWFGNLVTMPWWDDLWLNESFATWLSYKVVADYDAEQNPFRAKIRHTARAMKHDGLSNARRIREPVGSNDDIVAAFDSITYSKGGAVLNMFERYLGPELFRDGMRAHIQRFAHKSADVHDLFDSLSKANAADLWPAAESFLLQNGLPLVYAAIDCQQDKLMLAQSRYRPLGSSAEEARRWEIPICLKIEGATQPQCLLLKNAQATLPLDGTCPAWVLPNADFSGYYHWRIPIEQYDALFTAGSTLTEAEWLSITESIHAGLASGHLSVASTWSMIERLAASQYPSVSRSVLPLIRHIEHRLADTPKMRWTVRGRAADLYRSMNAYRAFDRGYLLALPNNEQRIHYSDIASFMAETAYDQPTRAAALKKAQAFLREDEAQSVSVATLDTILTVGVQDGGQGFVDALLTRFSQSSNAWFRDTALSALARSRDPATGDRLRAMALSGQLKGNEIRRLFVGQLQEDVNRPIVWEWLKDNIDTLMARMPAGHVPSLAQVADQLCEADYTNDIDQTLRPHLSQVPGGERRLDSALEAMAICIESVAAQRSELSFFDQGVRRS